Part of the Syntrophorhabdaceae bacterium genome is shown below.
GGCCTTTCAGAAAGACCGTCGAAAATTCTCCGAAAGACAACCTGATGAGCGGGCCCGGTATGGACGGCACATAAGGCTTTTTTCCGACCACTTCATTCATGAAACCCATCAATTCCCGGTTGGTGACAGGAAAGGGCGACGTGAAATTCACGGGGCCCTTCAGATCCGTACGCTCGAAGAGAAACAAGAGAATTCGGACGCAGTCTTCTTCATGGATCCAGGAGAACCATTGCGTGCCCTTGCCCCAGGGAGAGCCGAGATGGAGTTTTACGAGGGGATGGATCCTCGTGAACGCGCCGCCATTCCTGCCGAGCACGATTCCGAGGCGGCAGAGAACGACCCGTGCGCCCCCTTCCGTAGCCCTCATGGCCTCGGTCTCCCACTGTTTCGCAAGGTCCGCGAGAAAGGTATTTCCCTTCGGACTCTTTTCATCCACTGACGCATCTCCGCTAAACCCGTAATATCCAACTCCTGAGGCATTGAAGAGGTGAGCGGTGCGACCGGAAGAGCCTTTCACGGCCTCCGCGATATTCCGGGTAGAGCTGATCCTGCTCTGCCTTATCTCTCTCCTCGCTTTTTTTGTCCACCTCTGAAAGATCGAGGCCCCGGCAAGATTGACCACCGCCTCGTGCGTTGCGAGGTCTTCCTGCCATCGGCCCAATTCAGCCGGGTCCCCCTCCACGATACGGACACCGGAAAGCGCGAAGCCCTTCTCTTCCCCCGGCCGGACCAGGAGGGTGATTTCATGGCCCCCACGTATGAAGGCGGGGATAAGACGGCTCCCGATGAAACCCGTCCCTCCCGCCATAAATATCTTCATCCTCTTACTCTCTTATGAAGGATCCTGCCGGAAAGCCCGATATGTATTATAATCGAGTGACTATGAATATTATCCCTCCCTTCAACGTAAAGATGGAGTTGCACGACCTCCTTTACCTCTCCTATCTGGTGCCGGAGGAACGGCTCAGGCCCTATGTCCCTCGCCAAATCGCCTTCGCCTTCACCGGCGAGGGCAGGACGGTCCTCTCCTTCGTCATTTTTCATTGCAGGAATGTGGGCATCTCCTTCCTCCCCATTGCCCGTTTCGCCTACGATCAGGTGAATATTCGCACCTATGTGATCGACCCCCTCACAGGAACGCCCGCAGTCCTCTTCCTGAAAAGCGGCATCACTTCCCGCTTCGTCTCCATGGCAACGAATATTCTCGGCATTCCCTGGCATTTTGTCTCCCTGGCCATCGTTGCCGGATATGACGGAAACGGACTCACCCGCTACAATGCGGAAGGCCGCTGGGAAAGGGATTTCCGCGTGAATTTGGAGGCAGGGGCGGAACCGGTGGTGAAAGGCCCGTTTGTGAGCTCCCATGAAGCCGCCCGGTCACTCATGGGTCCCCAAACAGGTTTCTTCATCATTCCTTCCGGCCTTGCCCGCATCGAAGTGAAACACCCCGAGGCCGAGCCGTTCTTTGCAAGAATTTCTCATATGGAGTTTCCTTTGTCCCTTCGCCTGGGGCTCCTGTCCGAGGACGATCTGACCACGCCCTTCAACGCGATCGTCGTGGCGAAAGCCCATTTTGTCGTCTCCATGCCGCCCATTATCTTGCACCCGGGTGATTGAAAGGAGGAGTCATGCATCCAGTCGCCGCCGGCTTTACCTCAGGCGCCCTCGCGGGGGTTATCATGGGGTTTCTCTCCCATATCCTCTTTACCCTGAGAATATTCAAATCAAGCCTCATTCTCGTGGACGGCTCTTTTCTCGTAAAAAGTCTCAAGCTCAAGTCCGGCTTTGGATTTCTCTTTTGTGCGGGCCTCGTCGTTCATCTGCTGACGAGCGGGATCTTCGGGGCCCTCTATTTCATTGCAACCGCCTTTTTCGGCGTGCCCGGCGGGGAAGCCATACGGTTTGGCTGGATAAGCGTCTATGTTGCCCTTCTCTGGCTCTCCATGCTCTTCATTGCCCTTCCCCTTGCAGGGGAAGGCATTCTCGGAAGGAGATCGGGCAAATTTTCATGGCTCGAGCAACTCCTCCTCCACATAGTGTTTTACCTTCTTTACTGTCTCTTCCTTTATGCCTTCTTATGATCCCGAATTCAGTCCCGCCGACCGGCAGGTCCTTCGTCGCTCTGTCAGCATCCGGGCTCGCCATGGTGGCCGCAGCAACTCCTCAGGAAGAGGATCTTCTTCATGTTGTTTCTCACGAGGAGCCATATCTTTCGCGTGAGCGGCATCTCCACGTGGAGGTTCGTAAGAAATTTCGCCATATCAGGACGGTTATGGGGGTGAGGGTGGTCGTGCACGCTATTGGCCCGCACCGATAAGGTTGAGCACCTTCTCGATCTTGAAGAAGACGACGAACCTCTTCTCTCCCTTTTGTTCTTCGGGAATCACATAGGTCTTCCTCCATCTCATCTTGTCTATAATTTCCGGATCGGTCTCCTCCTTTAGTTTCTTGAGATAAAGCCGTTTGCCCTCGAATTTCGCTCCCGATTCAATAAAGATGTAGGCTCCGTAAGGGTTCGACTGGAGATTTTCGTGGGTGAGCCGGTCGGTCATGATATAAGCAACCGTCTCCTCATCGATAAAATGGGGTCGGGAATAGACCGCCACATCCACCCTGCCCTCAGGCCCCGAGGTGGCGAGAACGCCCCTTCCCGTCGCGTTCTCAAAATACTCGCTCAAATTCATAATGTGCCTCCTTTAGGCGTTGTGTGGACCGGGCTCATTTTACACTCATCACTTTTATTTTTATCATTTGTGGAGAAGAGGTCAAGGCCGAAAGGGCCCGCCTCGTCGATCGTAGGGCACGCCGTACCCTTGCAAGGCTCCCGGCATGGCCCCCTTGAAGAGGGGGAAGCCTTTACACTGTCTCCGCCCCGTAAGGAACACGGTCGAGGACGTTCCGCACCCGGAGCAAAAGCTCGTCGGGCGCCACGGGTTTTGAAATGAAATCGGCGGTCCTTCCGGGGACCCCTTTCTCGAGGACCACGTCGCCCGTATACCCACTCACAAAAAGGGCTTTGATATCCGGCCTGATCTCCGCAATCTCCTCATATACCTGTTTGCCGTTCTTTTTAGGCATAACCACGTCGAGAATGATAAGCGCTATGGCCTCCCGGTTCTCCGCGAATTTCCTGACTGCATCTTCCCCATCCACCGCCTCTATGACCCCATAGCCTGCCTGCTTGAGGATTTCTCTGGTCAGGTATCGGACCTCCCTGTCGTCCTCCGCCACAAGCACGGTTTCGTTTCCCGCCGCAATTTGGCGCAATCCCTGTTGCCCCTCCTCGGCCTGGGTCTCGACCACGGGAAGGTAAATATAAAAAGTCGATCCTTTTGCGGGTTTACTCGAAACTGTGATATATCCGTTATGCTGCTTCACAATTCCGTATACGATCGAGAGACCGAGGCCCGTTCCCCTGCCCGCTGCTTTGGTGGTAAAAAAGGGCTCGAAGATCTTCTCTTTCGTCTTTCCGTCCATGCCGATGCCGGTATCCGTCAGCGATATCACCCCATACCTACCCGGTTTCCTGAGGCCGAGGGCATTCGCGGTTTTCCGGTTCACTTCAGTCTCTTTCACCTCAATCCTCAGTTTTCCTCCCTCCGGCATCGCGTCCTGGGCATTGGTGGTGAGGTTGAGGAGCACCTGCTCGATCTGGGTGGTATCGGCGAGGACGGATACGGATTTTTCGGGAAGTCGGACCACAAGCTCCACATCCTCCCGAAGCAGCCTGAGGAGCAGGTCCTGAACACCCGATATCAGGGTATTTATCTTTTGTGGTTTAAGCTCGATTGTTTGTTTTCTGCTGAAAACGAGAAGGCTTTGGGTGAGGTTCACCGCCCTCTCCGAGGTTACCCGTATCTGATCTACATACCGCCTCAGGGGGTCATCCTCTTTCATCTTCATCTGCAGGAGATTGCTGAATCCGATCAGTACGGTGAGGATGTTATTGAAATCATGGGCAATGCCGCCGGCGAGCTGGCCCACCGCCTCCATCTTCTGGGATTGGCGGAGCTCGGCTTCAAGTCTCGCCCTGTCTTCTTCCGCTTGCCTGCGCAGGGTATTGTCCTGGAACATACTGACCGTCTTGCCGTCGGGAAGCCTAAAGCTCCTGAATTCGAGCTCCCTTGTCTCACCGTCTTTGCAGCATGCATTGAAGGTGCCGTCGAAGGTGTTCTCCTTCACGCTTCTGTGCCACTTCTCGAGGATCTCGTTCCTGTATGCTTCATCGGGGTATGCCAAAGTAAACCAGTCCGTGCCCGTGGGGATGTCGGCCATCGTATATCCGGTAATCGCCGTCGCCTGAGGGTTTACGAAAAGCGTGGCCCCTTTGCTTCCATGGAGGAATATTCCATAGGGTGCGTTCTGGAGGACGGAGAAAAAGGTTTCCCGCTCCTGGTCCAATTGAAGCTCCGATTTCTTCCTGTCTGTAATATCCCTCAAATAGGCGAGAGTGGTAGGCTCCCCGAGGTACGCCGTCTCCGACACCGATGCCTCCAGGTAAATAGCAGCTCCGTCCTGACGGATGCCCTTAAACTCGTAGCGTGACGGCGCATAGGAGCCTCTCTGCCTGTCCCCGTGGAATTTTACCACCATCCCCCGGTCGTCGGGATGAAGGGTTCTTTCTATCGATTTTCCTATGATATCTTCGGGCCGCGAATATCCGAAAATGTCCATAAATTTCTGGTTTACATAGATATGGCGGCCGTCTCTCACGAGCGAGACCCCGTCATTGGAACGTTCGATCGCAATACGGTAGCGCTCCTCCGATTGCCCGTCTCTCACCTCAGGATCTTTCTCCATCTCTCCATTCCGGTAACTGACGGAAGAGGACCCAATATTCCCGTTATTGCCTGTTTCCCGTTTACGGTTCTCGGGCAGGGCCTGATAAAAATCACTGAAGCTGCATACCGTCCGGCTGAGGCAGAGATTGAGATTCTCTAAAACTTGAATCGTCACGGGATAGTCGAGCTCCTTCAAAAGGATAGGAGTTACTACCGACCTATAGACGTCAAAAGCCTTCTGCACGTCCGACAAGGGGAAGGACTGGTCCGCCCGCATCCTTCCGATCTTTCGAACCACGCCGTCGATCGTAGTAAAGTCATGGTTTACCAGCGCGCTGAAATAGGCATCGGCAGTTTCGGAGACCGTGGCGAAAAGCTCCTCGAGGGGTCTCGCCGAGTAGAAAGGGCTTATCTCTTTGTGGACCCGGCGAACCCACCTATCGACAATTGTCTCGCGATACAGACTGAGTGTTTCTGCAATGTCCAATGGGGGACCTTGGGATTTTTCATATCACAAATCGAACTTTAAATCCAGAAAAGATCCCAAAAATATAATAATATCGTTACCGAAAGAGATCGGGTCGGCGCTATTCTGTTTCTCTTCGCGTGAAGTCCGCCGGGACGACCCTGAATCCTCCAAGGCACCTCTGGAATTCCATGCCTAATTGGCTGCACTCAGCAGTAAACTGCCGGAGCGATTCGTCCTGACCGAGGCTGCAATCGAAAAAGAGACTTCCCGCCAGCCGTGTCACCCAATTTCCGTGGGGAGTGACTGTGATGGTCTTCGCCATGGATGAAAGGTTTATCTCCATCCTCGCCTCCGAGAGGAGGACTTCCCGGCACCCGAGAAGACGATAAGTCTTCACCGCCCTATCATGATAAAGGCCGAAATGCTTCATAAAGATCATATCCACAGCGTACCAGAGGATGACAAGGAAGAACAGGGTCCCGAAAACCCGGGAGAGGACGGTCACAAACCGCGGCATGCTGCCGGGCGCCCAGATAAAGACGACGATAAACCAGAGCAGGCCCGCGAACAACGTGGGAAAAAGAAGCCGCATCAGCACTCTTCTCAGCTCATACTTCAACACGATCAGGGCCCCGTCCACTTCGGCCTTACCTCCCCCCAGGACCCCTCGTTCATCCATACCGTCTCTCCTGAACGCGCGCGGGGAAATACCCACGAGCGGGTCTATGCTCTTTTACATCTGTCCCGTTAGCCGACAGTTAAATGATCAATGATTTACCATCAAAGAGACTTCGCCCTCAGTGACGGAGATCACATTTCGGCCGAAGATCGCAGGCTTTGAGCTTCCTTTTGGATTTGTATCGGGATATTAAAGTAAATTGTGCTCAGTAGTGACGGACAGGCGTTCACGCGTGTGCGGTCAAAGGCGAAACACGCGTACTTGCAGCGATTAACTGCCTCGCGATTGCCCTATTGCCCATCCCGAATAACGTATTTTTGCCTTAACGTGAAGGGGCCTCGCGGCCAGGGCCTGTCGGTATGCGTCCGCCACTGCCGCGGCAAAGGCCCGGCTGTTTATCTCCTCGTCTACTTCCGTTACCACAATGCGACGGTCGAGGCTCTTTTTCAGAGTCTCTATGAATGCAGTATCACTCTCCGGGTCGTGGAGCGCGCCGCCTTTCACACTCAGCGCGGAAAATCCCTTTCCGGGAATTACGAATTTCACCATTTCCTTGTACTTGTATTTGTCGAGTTTATGCGCGACGGCAATGGCGATGAGCTCCATCTCCTCCGGGCTCGTCCGTGCCTGTACCCTTACCGAATCCTGAAGGAAAAGCTTTCTCTCCTGAAGCCTGCGCGATACCCAGAGGAGGTCCCCCTTATCTTTTCTCTCGAAGGGGCCGCAACTTATCATGTCGAAGCCGCAGGGGGAAAGGACATAGGGGATGGGGAGGTCCGCGGCCCCGTCCAGACGGTCCGGACCCGTAGCCCTGTTCCCCCCGAGAAGGTATTCGCCAAAGCCCGCGGGCACGAGATCGATAAAACCTTCGAAAAAACCCTGTTTTACGAAATCGACGGCTGCCCTGTCACCCAGGCCCTGGGCATGAAAGGAGACCACGTCATACTCGCCCTCCAGGATCTCCCGGACATAGTGGGCCCCTTCATCGCAAAAATCGAATTCCGTGATAGCCACTGAGGGCCTGCCGCTCGCAGGGAGGACCCCGCCCGATTCGACCATACCCGAGATGGCATTGGCCCCGTTCAAGGCCAGAGTCCTGACGAGGGGATTCATGCCCACCGTATCGACCACCGTGTTCATGACCGTGATATCCCTGAGCCCCAGGTGCTCGGCAATCCAATTTGCATATGCAGGCATGGCGACGACGCTCGAAATGAGTAATTTCGGGACTCCGAAGGGCAGCACGTTCATGGCGGTAAGGGAAAGAAAGGTCCCGGTCATGCCTGCAATGGCAATAACACCCTTGAGATCGCCCGATTTATGAAGGGCGAGGAGTTTTTGGGTGAGACCCTTTGCCATGACGGCAATGGCCTTGTCCCTCTCGGTAGCCATCATCCCCCTCACCTCTTCCACCGTCCCGCCCACCGGTTCGAGTATCTCCCGGCAGGTCACATCCGGCGCGAGGGAGGGCACGATCCCCCCTATCCCCACGCTGATATCGATAAGAAGGGTCTTATGCCCCCGCTTCTCGATCTGCCGCTTCACGATCGCAAGGACCCCTTCCCTCTCATCCAGCATCCCCATAATCACCACCGCCATTCAGCACCTTCCCCGGTTTACAAGAATCACCGCAGCGTCAGGAGACCTTATCTGTCAGTCTAAGCGTCTGAAACCCAGTTTGTAGATTAAAAGGGGTCAATGAAAAGCGGTCACCCGGAATTATGCCCGTGTAATGTAGCTCGCACCGCGAGCGAGACCAACAGTAATCAGAAGTAGGCGCCTTAAGCAGCGCCTTAGGCGGGGGACAACGTGAGCTCTATTAATCTAAGGCCGGTCTCACCACCCCCACGATCTTGTGTGTAAGATCTTCACACAACCTCCTGATCGTTTCGATGCCGCCTTCGGTGAGATTATCCCAGTGGATGCCTGCCACCACTACCGTATTTCGCCCGAGTATCCTGGTGAGGTCCTCGGACAGGGCTTTGGCGACCACATCCTCCTTATGGCCTACATAAGTGTAGACGGAGC
Proteins encoded:
- a CDS encoding pyridoxamine 5'-phosphate oxidase family protein, which gives rise to MNLSEYFENATGRGVLATSGPEGRVDVAVYSRPHFIDEETVAYIMTDRLTHENLQSNPYGAYIFIESGAKFEGKRLYLKKLKEETDPEIIDKMRWRKTYVIPEEQKGEKRFVVFFKIEKVLNLIGAGQ
- a CDS encoding PAS domain S-box protein codes for the protein MDIAETLSLYRETIVDRWVRRVHKEISPFYSARPLEELFATVSETADAYFSALVNHDFTTIDGVVRKIGRMRADQSFPLSDVQKAFDVYRSVVTPILLKELDYPVTIQVLENLNLCLSRTVCSFSDFYQALPENRKRETGNNGNIGSSSVSYRNGEMEKDPEVRDGQSEERYRIAIERSNDGVSLVRDGRHIYVNQKFMDIFGYSRPEDIIGKSIERTLHPDDRGMVVKFHGDRQRGSYAPSRYEFKGIRQDGAAIYLEASVSETAYLGEPTTLAYLRDITDRKKSELQLDQERETFFSVLQNAPYGIFLHGSKGATLFVNPQATAITGYTMADIPTGTDWFTLAYPDEAYRNEILEKWHRSVKENTFDGTFNACCKDGETRELEFRSFRLPDGKTVSMFQDNTLRRQAEEDRARLEAELRQSQKMEAVGQLAGGIAHDFNNILTVLIGFSNLLQMKMKEDDPLRRYVDQIRVTSERAVNLTQSLLVFSRKQTIELKPQKINTLISGVQDLLLRLLREDVELVVRLPEKSVSVLADTTQIEQVLLNLTTNAQDAMPEGGKLRIEVKETEVNRKTANALGLRKPGRYGVISLTDTGIGMDGKTKEKIFEPFFTTKAAGRGTGLGLSIVYGIVKQHNGYITVSSKPAKGSTFYIYLPVVETQAEEGQQGLRQIAAGNETVLVAEDDREVRYLTREILKQAGYGVIEAVDGEDAVRKFAENREAIALIILDVVMPKKNGKQVYEEIAEIRPDIKALFVSGYTGDVVLEKGVPGRTADFISKPVAPDELLLRVRNVLDRVPYGAETV
- a CDS encoding TIGR01777 family oxidoreductase, which gives rise to MKIFMAGGTGFIGSRLIPAFIRGGHEITLLVRPGEEKGFALSGVRIVEGDPAELGRWQEDLATHEAVVNLAGASIFQRWTKKARREIRQSRISSTRNIAEAVKGSSGRTAHLFNASGVGYYGFSGDASVDEKSPKGNTFLADLAKQWETEAMRATEGGARVVLCRLGIVLGRNGGAFTRIHPLVKLHLGSPWGKGTQWFSWIHEEDCVRILLFLFERTDLKGPVNFTSPFPVTNRELMGFMNEVVGKKPYVPSIPGPLIRLSFGEFSTVFLKGQRAVPGVLQKEGFSFRFPALKEALADLVNTQKQSPVHGRKRRFSSRNTFSL
- a CDS encoding Tm-1-like ATP-binding domain-containing protein — protein: MAVVIMGMLDEREGVLAIVKRQIEKRGHKTLLIDISVGIGGIVPSLAPDVTCREILEPVGGTVEEVRGMMATERDKAIAVMAKGLTQKLLALHKSGDLKGVIAIAGMTGTFLSLTAMNVLPFGVPKLLISSVVAMPAYANWIAEHLGLRDITVMNTVVDTVGMNPLVRTLALNGANAISGMVESGGVLPASGRPSVAITEFDFCDEGAHYVREILEGEYDVVSFHAQGLGDRAAVDFVKQGFFEGFIDLVPAGFGEYLLGGNRATGPDRLDGAADLPIPYVLSPCGFDMISCGPFERKDKGDLLWVSRRLQERKLFLQDSVRVQARTSPEEMELIAIAVAHKLDKYKYKEMVKFVIPGKGFSALSVKGGALHDPESDTAFIETLKKSLDRRIVVTEVDEEINSRAFAAAVADAYRQALAARPLHVKAKIRYSGWAIGQSRGS
- a CDS encoding DUF2071 domain-containing protein, whose protein sequence is MYYNRVTMNIIPPFNVKMELHDLLYLSYLVPEERLRPYVPRQIAFAFTGEGRTVLSFVIFHCRNVGISFLPIARFAYDQVNIRTYVIDPLTGTPAVLFLKSGITSRFVSMATNILGIPWHFVSLAIVAGYDGNGLTRYNAEGRWERDFRVNLEAGAEPVVKGPFVSSHEAARSLMGPQTGFFIIPSGLARIEVKHPEAEPFFARISHMEFPLSLRLGLLSEDDLTTPFNAIVVAKAHFVVSMPPIILHPGD